A genome region from Blautia coccoides includes the following:
- a CDS encoding carbohydrate ABC transporter permease, which produces MKSKKQKRVKITCYILLIVISITMLFPFFWMVRSAFMTNREITTVPIKWIPSRFSFDNFKEAFTKDSFGRYFLNSAVIVVVNMVGSILSSSFIAFGFSRLKFKGRNIWFALLLSTMMIPYTVLMIPQFLIWQSVGGYNTFLPLTVPCFFGTAFNVFLVKQFYSGIPKEYDEAALVDGANYFTIYAKIIMPMAKPALCTVGVFTFMNTWNDFMGPLLYLDDQKLKTVSLALQNFMGQHNSQWNLLMAVATVITIPMIAVYFAAQKYFIEGITFSGLKG; this is translated from the coding sequence ATGAAGAGTAAAAAGCAAAAGAGGGTCAAGATTACCTGTTACATATTATTGATAGTGATATCCATTACCATGCTGTTTCCGTTTTTCTGGATGGTGCGCAGCGCATTCATGACAAACAGGGAGATCACAACGGTTCCGATCAAGTGGATTCCCTCCCGGTTCAGCTTTGACAATTTTAAGGAGGCGTTTACAAAGGATTCCTTTGGAAGATACTTTTTGAACTCCGCGGTCATTGTGGTTGTGAACATGGTTGGTTCTATCTTAAGCTCCAGTTTTATCGCATTTGGTTTTTCAAGGCTGAAATTCAAGGGCCGCAATATCTGGTTCGCGCTGCTTTTGTCCACCATGATGATACCATACACGGTCCTTATGATCCCGCAGTTTCTGATATGGCAGTCTGTGGGCGGGTACAACACGTTCCTTCCTCTTACGGTTCCCTGTTTTTTCGGAACAGCGTTTAACGTGTTCCTAGTGAAGCAGTTCTACAGCGGGATACCAAAGGAGTATGATGAGGCGGCACTTGTGGACGGAGCGAATTATTTTACCATCTATGCAAAGATCATCATGCCCATGGCAAAACCGGCGCTGTGTACAGTGGGCGTCTTTACCTTTATGAATACATGGAATGATTTTATGGGACCGCTGCTCTACCTGGATGACCAGAAGCTGAAAACAGTCTCTTTGGCACTGCAGAATTTTATGGGGCAGCACAACAGCCAGTGGAATCTGCTGATGGCAGTGGCCACAGTCATTACGATCCCAATGATCGCCGTATATTTTGCGGCGCAGAAATATTTTATTGAAGGAATCACATTTTCAGGATTAAAAGGATAA
- a CDS encoding cache domain-containing sensor histidine kinase: MKSRKKLGRSIMDMGLRQKTVALAMMFFAVVVVLSSATFFTIYENMRIETTKKAVESLTAQKKEEVESYFDNLESLAYSIGFSSWMQTLFQPKSLDTRTMQEVSENIEYFLGTISGMNEGVRLAAIMDSGERLQGTSPFHLDYSVHLERKSWYPVFLYNGKYIEEGEGKGLYTKGQGWYMNIYYPINNQYSLEQEGILAVTLPVQNILRFTDMGAKGEYMTIKNSSGKVIASSLPEKISEEIEKRPSYYSKRTAEIDIGGEFWTAEVILDTSGLAVDSRNIWLGFGAALLLAAVFFLLASVMFSRYLTVPILECRHAMTKIRNNQMGITMENHYHDEIGELIDGFNEMSCSICDLIEKNRVISTLQKETEYQMLLQQINPHFLYNTLEIINGLILSHEEESAVSICENLGSMFHYNLKQEKWISVKEEMAYFRQYLLIMKYKIPGLSVFCQTEEEVEKKKILKAVLQPLVENCIRHGFAQKTEECCISISIENQDGKMCISIMDNGRGISREKYISLVKELQDIRDNPNQRKESSAHIGIWNVFHRLYLEYGDAMDFQIISKENAGTRIQMVLPGEDEHD, encoded by the coding sequence ATGAAGAGCAGAAAAAAATTGGGGCGCAGCATTATGGATATGGGACTGAGACAAAAGACAGTGGCTCTGGCTATGATGTTTTTCGCTGTGGTGGTCGTCTTGTCCAGTGCCACTTTTTTTACCATATACGAAAATATGAGGATAGAGACCACAAAAAAGGCTGTGGAAAGCCTTACGGCGCAGAAAAAAGAGGAGGTGGAATCTTATTTTGACAACCTGGAAAGTTTGGCCTACAGCATAGGATTCTCTTCCTGGATGCAGACCCTGTTCCAGCCCAAAAGTCTGGACACGCGCACCATGCAGGAGGTCTCTGAAAATATCGAATATTTTCTGGGAACCATATCAGGGATGAATGAGGGGGTCCGTCTGGCTGCCATCATGGACAGCGGAGAACGCCTTCAGGGGACATCACCTTTTCATCTGGATTACTCTGTACACCTGGAAAGAAAGAGCTGGTACCCTGTATTCCTCTACAATGGAAAATACATTGAGGAAGGAGAGGGGAAAGGACTGTATACAAAGGGCCAGGGGTGGTATATGAACATCTATTATCCCATCAACAACCAGTATTCTCTTGAACAGGAAGGTATCCTGGCTGTCACGCTGCCTGTGCAGAACATTCTGCGTTTTACAGATATGGGGGCAAAGGGTGAATACATGACTATAAAAAACAGCAGTGGAAAAGTCATAGCCTCCAGTCTGCCTGAAAAGATATCAGAAGAGATAGAGAAAAGGCCTTCCTATTACAGCAAAAGAACAGCGGAGATTGATATAGGAGGGGAATTCTGGACAGCGGAGGTGATCCTGGACACATCAGGTCTTGCTGTGGACAGCAGGAACATCTGGCTGGGTTTTGGAGCAGCTCTTCTGCTGGCAGCAGTGTTCTTTTTACTGGCATCCGTCATGTTCTCCAGATACCTGACAGTGCCTATTCTGGAATGCAGGCATGCCATGACAAAAATCCGCAACAACCAGATGGGTATCACCATGGAAAACCATTACCATGACGAGATCGGAGAACTGATAGACGGATTTAATGAGATGTCCTGTTCTATCTGTGACCTGATAGAAAAGAACAGAGTGATCAGCACTCTCCAGAAAGAAACAGAATACCAGATGCTGCTGCAGCAGATAAATCCTCACTTTTTATATAATACACTGGAGATCATAAACGGTCTTATATTGAGCCACGAGGAAGAGTCAGCGGTGAGTATCTGCGAGAATCTGGGAAGTATGTTCCACTATAATCTGAAGCAGGAAAAATGGATCAGTGTGAAGGAGGAGATGGCCTACTTTCGCCAGTACCTCCTTATCATGAAGTATAAAATCCCCGGACTGTCTGTCTTCTGCCAGACAGAGGAGGAGGTGGAGAAGAAAAAGATACTCAAGGCAGTCCTGCAGCCACTGGTGGAAAACTGTATCAGACATGGATTTGCACAGAAGACAGAGGAATGCTGTATATCTATATCTATTGAGAACCAAGACGGGAAGATGTGCATTTCCATTATGGACAACGGCAGAGGAATTTCCAGGGAAAAATACATCAGCCTTGTAAAGGAACTGCAGGATATCAGGGATAACCCAAACCAGAGAAAAGAATCATCCGCGCACATTGGTATCTGGAATGTGTTCCACAGGCTGTACCTGGAGTATGGAGACGCCATGGACTTCCAGATCATATCTAAAGAAAACGCGGGGACAAGAATACAGATGGTACTGCCGGGGGAGGACGAACATGATTAA
- a CDS encoding carbohydrate ABC transporter permease has translation MNKKATKTKMNIKEKSQLKWGYFFIAPAIIGLICFSFGPMLFSLGISFTKWDVISAKEFIGLDNYKALFHDPLFFKSLKVTLYYTLLSVPLITCIPLLIAMLLNTKVKGISIFRAIFYVPSIVPIVASAAVWMYIYNPMYGLLNSILKALGLHTQNFIFSEGGAVPSLAVMALWAAGNTVVIYLAGLQGVSRQLYEAAEIDGAGAVARFFHITVPMMTPIIFYNFVMAIINSMQIFTQAYIMTDGGPANATFFYSLMVYRTAFKQSRMGYSAAMSWIFFIIIAVLTLIVFKSQKKWVVYENGD, from the coding sequence ATGAATAAAAAAGCTACAAAAACAAAAATGAATATAAAAGAAAAAAGTCAGTTGAAATGGGGATATTTCTTTATCGCTCCGGCCATCATAGGCCTCATCTGTTTCAGCTTTGGTCCCATGCTGTTCAGTCTGGGTATCAGTTTTACAAAATGGGATGTGATCTCCGCAAAAGAATTCATAGGGCTTGACAATTATAAGGCGCTGTTTCATGATCCCCTGTTTTTTAAATCTTTGAAGGTTACGTTATATTACACTCTTTTAAGTGTACCTCTGATCACCTGCATTCCGCTGTTGATCGCCATGCTGCTGAACACAAAGGTGAAAGGGATTTCCATATTCAGAGCCATATTTTATGTACCATCCATAGTTCCTATTGTTGCCAGCGCGGCTGTGTGGATGTACATCTATAATCCCATGTACGGACTGCTCAACAGTATCCTGAAGGCACTGGGCCTTCACACACAGAATTTCATATTCAGTGAGGGCGGCGCGGTGCCTTCCCTTGCGGTGATGGCACTCTGGGCAGCGGGAAATACAGTGGTCATATATCTGGCAGGTCTGCAGGGCGTGTCCCGGCAGTTGTATGAGGCGGCGGAGATTGACGGGGCAGGTGCCGTTGCCAGGTTCTTTCACATAACGGTTCCTATGATGACACCTATCATTTTCTACAACTTTGTAATGGCGATCATCAATTCCATGCAGATATTCACACAGGCGTACATTATGACAGACGGAGGGCCGGCAAATGCCACCTTCTTCTATTCCCTGATGGTATACAGGACGGCATTTAAACAGTCACGGATGGGATATTCGGCTGCTATGTCTTGGATTTTCTTTATCATCATTGCGGTTCTCACGCTTATTGTGTTTAAATCCCAGAAGAAATGGGTCGTTTACGAGAATGGAGATTGA
- a CDS encoding DUF4430 domain-containing protein — protein MKEKSSTKKIVIGAAALVIVCAALLLIYRNFMPKGMEGEKTITVKVVHGDGSEKDFKYGTNEAYLGAVIQENKLVEGEDGPYGLFMTSVDGEKVDDSKQQWWCLTKGGEQVNTSADQTPIEDGDTFELTLTEGY, from the coding sequence ATGAAAGAGAAAAGCAGCACCAAGAAAATCGTAATAGGAGCAGCCGCCCTGGTCATCGTATGTGCAGCCCTGCTACTCATTTACAGGAATTTCATGCCAAAAGGTATGGAAGGAGAAAAAACCATAACAGTAAAGGTGGTACACGGAGACGGCAGCGAGAAAGATTTTAAGTACGGGACAAACGAAGCATATTTAGGAGCTGTTATCCAGGAGAATAAGCTGGTGGAAGGTGAGGATGGACCTTACGGGCTTTTCATGACATCGGTGGATGGAGAGAAAGTGGATGATTCCAAACAGCAGTGGTGGTGCCTGACAAAAGGCGGAGAACAGGTCAATACATCAGCGGATCAGACGCCCATAGAAGACGGGGATACATTTGAACTGACCCTGACGGAAGGCTATTGA
- a CDS encoding ABC transporter substrate-binding protein — MFKKSLAVILGTCMVCSLAGCGSAPDSGSGNSGADSKKEASAGGKKVVSFYSWSESAEQDFDKAVVAQYEKEHPDIDIEENFIPYNEYLSKMNTMAAADSLPDVFKMPEGSVLEWGSKGALLDLAPLYEKAGVKPEDIMLESTVFRSGENIWGSGCNVATIALYYNKDLLKEAGVEFPTTDADNPWTWTEFVENAKKLTTDGSGKHPGEDGFDTDNVSVYGTMMPTDWVIFTPLLYTNGVGIASEDGTKLEINSEKGLQVIQGIADLSLKENCAPSVGMAKGAFADKSTMLMNGQVAMLIDGSWALSNYSNEGFDVGVAQIPAFSQAANMSWTAGICMSPKNAENEEAFDFYRYYTDFNEAVNAANENQVALGGLPHTLDVFDGGENEKAWMSTYTNIDESSNCEAFKNILNQENTRVGENITLKNFPVIVDNTIIPILDNVWLGEQTAADALGSLDVSSELQGTWN, encoded by the coding sequence ATGTTTAAGAAGAGTTTAGCCGTTATACTGGGCACCTGTATGGTTTGTTCATTGGCAGGATGCGGCAGTGCGCCGGATTCGGGGTCCGGAAATTCAGGAGCAGACAGTAAGAAAGAAGCGTCAGCGGGCGGCAAAAAAGTAGTGAGCTTTTATTCCTGGTCCGAGAGCGCGGAACAGGACTTTGACAAGGCAGTGGTAGCCCAGTATGAGAAGGAACATCCGGATATAGATATAGAGGAAAACTTCATTCCCTATAATGAATATCTGAGCAAAATGAATACCATGGCTGCAGCGGACAGTCTCCCGGATGTGTTCAAGATGCCTGAGGGAAGCGTGCTGGAGTGGGGGTCCAAGGGGGCGCTTCTGGATCTGGCGCCTTTATATGAGAAAGCGGGAGTAAAACCGGAAGACATCATGCTGGAATCCACTGTTTTTAGGAGCGGAGAAAATATTTGGGGCAGCGGCTGCAATGTGGCGACGATCGCCCTGTATTATAACAAGGATCTTCTGAAAGAGGCAGGCGTGGAATTCCCCACAACAGACGCGGACAACCCCTGGACCTGGACAGAATTTGTGGAAAATGCAAAAAAACTCACAACAGACGGCAGTGGAAAGCATCCTGGTGAAGATGGGTTTGACACGGACAATGTCAGCGTGTATGGCACTATGATGCCTACAGACTGGGTTATATTTACACCCCTTTTATATACCAATGGTGTTGGAATCGCCAGCGAAGACGGAACCAAGTTGGAGATCAATTCCGAGAAAGGGCTGCAGGTGATCCAGGGGATCGCAGATCTGTCTTTGAAAGAAAATTGCGCACCTTCTGTGGGAATGGCCAAAGGCGCGTTTGCAGATAAGAGTACCATGCTTATGAATGGTCAGGTTGCCATGCTGATCGACGGTTCCTGGGCATTGAGCAACTATTCAAATGAAGGCTTTGACGTGGGCGTGGCACAGATCCCGGCCTTTAGCCAGGCGGCAAATATGAGCTGGACAGCAGGTATCTGTATGTCACCAAAGAATGCCGAAAATGAGGAGGCCTTTGATTTTTACCGGTACTATACTGACTTTAATGAGGCAGTCAACGCGGCAAATGAGAACCAGGTGGCACTGGGCGGACTTCCCCATACATTGGACGTCTTTGACGGCGGAGAGAATGAAAAGGCATGGATGTCCACTTATACCAATATAGACGAGAGCAGCAATTGTGAAGCATTTAAAAATATCCTGAACCAGGAAAATACACGTGTGGGAGAGAATATAACCCTCAAGAATTTCCCGGTTATTGTAGACAATACTATCATTCCTATCCTGGACAATGTATGGCTGGGAGAACAGACAGCAGCAGATGCCCTTGGTTCTCTGGATGTGTCCTCAGAACTGCAGGGAACATGGAATTGA
- a CDS encoding glutamate synthase-related protein translates to MAKFKCSVCGYIFEETEEKKFTDLKQCPVCKQPASVFVRIEEEEEVQAQKSPDEGTPLDYPPEYVRRDASCRYMAEIHQMAVTGKPIIEAMGTQMKMPNWDDILILGAQLNPPPLMENEPVNTTTVIGKHAKKPMVLDMPVYISHMSFGAMSKEMKTSLAKGSAMAGTAMCSGEGGILPEEKAAAYKYIFEYVPNHYSVTPENLSTADAIEIKIGQGTKPGMGGHLPGEKVTPEIAAIRNKPLGQDVISPSKFPDVNTKEDLKALVDQLRMASGGRPIGIKIAAGKIEKDLEYCVFAAPDFITIDGRGGATGASPKLVRDSTSVPTIYALHRARKYLDSVGAEIDLVITGGLRVSSDFAKAIAMGADAVAIASAALIASACQQYRICGSGQCPVGAATQDPELRQRLKVDAAAKRTANFLNCSKEELRTFARITGHRDVHELNVEDLCTISREISEYTDIAHA, encoded by the coding sequence GTGGCAAAATTCAAATGCAGTGTATGTGGGTATATTTTTGAAGAGACAGAGGAAAAAAAGTTTACGGACTTAAAGCAGTGTCCTGTATGTAAGCAGCCGGCTTCCGTATTTGTACGCATAGAGGAGGAAGAGGAGGTGCAGGCACAAAAAAGTCCGGATGAAGGCACTCCCCTTGATTATCCCCCCGAATATGTGCGCCGTGATGCTTCCTGCCGCTACATGGCAGAAATCCATCAGATGGCAGTCACCGGAAAACCGATCATCGAAGCCATGGGCACGCAGATGAAAATGCCCAATTGGGATGATATCCTGATACTGGGCGCCCAGCTCAATCCTCCGCCGCTTATGGAGAACGAACCGGTGAACACCACTACAGTCATTGGTAAGCATGCCAAGAAGCCAATGGTTCTGGATATGCCGGTCTACATATCCCATATGTCCTTCGGGGCTATGTCAAAGGAGATGAAGACATCTCTGGCAAAGGGCAGCGCCATGGCCGGGACTGCCATGTGCAGCGGAGAGGGAGGTATTCTGCCTGAGGAAAAAGCGGCTGCATATAAGTACATATTTGAATATGTTCCAAACCACTACAGTGTTACGCCTGAGAATCTGTCCACAGCGGATGCCATAGAAATTAAAATCGGCCAGGGTACAAAGCCGGGAATGGGCGGCCATCTGCCTGGTGAAAAGGTGACACCTGAGATTGCGGCCATCAGGAATAAACCTCTGGGGCAGGATGTCATCAGTCCGTCCAAATTCCCTGACGTGAATACAAAAGAGGATTTAAAGGCGCTGGTGGATCAGCTCAGAATGGCCTCTGGAGGGCGCCCCATAGGGATCAAGATCGCGGCGGGGAAAATAGAGAAGGATTTGGAATATTGTGTGTTTGCAGCACCTGATTTTATCACAATTGACGGCAGAGGAGGGGCTACCGGGGCCAGCCCCAAATTGGTGCGGGACTCCACCAGTGTGCCTACGATCTATGCGCTTCACAGAGCCAGAAAATATTTGGACAGTGTGGGTGCTGAGATCGATCTTGTCATCACCGGCGGTCTGCGAGTGTCCTCGGATTTCGCAAAAGCCATTGCCATGGGCGCGGACGCCGTGGCCATTGCCTCAGCAGCCTTGATCGCTTCCGCCTGTCAGCAGTACCGCATCTGCGGTTCCGGCCAGTGCCCCGTAGGTGCGGCAACCCAGGACCCGGAACTCAGGCAGCGCCTGAAAGTGGATGCGGCAGCGAAAAGGACAGCAAATTTTCTGAACTGTAGCAAAGAGGAGCTGAGAACCTTTGCCAGAATCACAGGGCACAGAGATGTACATGAACTGAATGTGGAGGACTTGTGTACCATCAGCCGTGAGATTTCAGAATACACGGATATTGCCCACGCCTGA
- a CDS encoding response regulator transcription factor yields the protein MIKICIADDEEYVLKSIRRRIEQSGLDVEIAGTAKNGVEAYELYEKVNPDIYYVDINMPLCSGLDFVERVRTLDKNSITKFIIVSGYDDFAYMKKAIKTGVVNYIMKPISQQEFMDTLREACEDIEALREKQIEEYGRQWEFFQDYMERREKFSGTALLFYGEDVLAGIREAAEGLREILHEKISHDSWDHIRFHGSEHLAMLLGSDVWLNEKQICALWEETGKYQEVYLAYKTGRDMKVTDMANTLEYAMLGRFFPGALHIMEADRPADRGGEMNLEVLDRAIENTREEKWEEEVESAFDEIFAHRDNRGLLKSFYHSVLILTANKYTQHNFEIPEKLKTELYPFSLMNCADQEEIRHKVKGYIRMIHEKIAGESEKDGLVQQVIRFLETHYTEDISLTDVANEFFVVPNYLAKKFKEKKNMTAMQYLENFRMEKAADYLRNTEQSVTEIAGKVGYNDANYFTRTFRKRYGISPREYRNRQRVDLC from the coding sequence ATGATTAAAATATGCATTGCCGACGATGAAGAATATGTATTGAAGAGCATACGCCGCAGGATTGAACAGTCCGGTCTGGATGTGGAGATCGCAGGCACGGCGAAGAACGGAGTGGAAGCCTATGAGCTGTATGAAAAGGTAAATCCGGACATTTATTATGTGGATATCAATATGCCTCTGTGCAGCGGACTGGACTTTGTGGAGAGAGTCCGAACGCTGGATAAGAACAGCATAACAAAGTTTATAATTGTCAGCGGCTATGATGATTTTGCCTATATGAAAAAGGCCATAAAAACAGGTGTTGTGAATTACATTATGAAGCCTATTTCCCAACAGGAATTTATGGATACCCTGAGGGAGGCGTGTGAGGATATTGAGGCGCTCAGGGAAAAGCAGATAGAGGAGTACGGAAGGCAGTGGGAGTTTTTTCAGGACTACATGGAGCGCCGGGAGAAGTTTTCTGGGACAGCCCTTTTGTTTTATGGAGAGGATGTTCTGGCGGGCATCAGGGAAGCCGCAGAGGGACTGAGGGAAATTCTGCATGAGAAGATTTCCCATGATTCTTGGGATCATATCCGATTCCACGGAAGTGAGCATCTGGCCATGCTTCTGGGTTCCGATGTGTGGCTGAATGAAAAGCAGATCTGCGCGCTGTGGGAGGAGACAGGAAAATATCAGGAGGTATATCTGGCGTATAAAACGGGTAGAGATATGAAAGTGACGGATATGGCAAATACTCTGGAGTACGCCATGCTCGGCAGGTTTTTCCCCGGTGCCCTTCATATTATGGAGGCGGACAGGCCTGCGGATCGTGGCGGAGAGATGAACCTGGAAGTTCTTGACAGGGCTATAGAGAATACAAGAGAAGAAAAGTGGGAGGAAGAGGTGGAGAGCGCTTTTGATGAAATCTTTGCGCACAGAGACAACAGGGGCCTTTTAAAATCCTTTTACCATTCCGTTTTGATCCTTACTGCCAATAAATATACCCAGCACAATTTTGAGATCCCTGAAAAGCTCAAGACAGAGCTTTATCCGTTTTCCCTGATGAACTGCGCAGATCAGGAGGAAATACGCCATAAGGTGAAGGGCTATATCAGGATGATACACGAGAAGATAGCCGGAGAGTCTGAAAAGGACGGCCTTGTGCAGCAGGTGATCCGATTTCTGGAGACACATTATACGGAGGACATCAGTCTCACAGATGTAGCAAATGAATTTTTTGTGGTACCCAACTACCTTGCAAAGAAGTTCAAAGAAAAGAAGAATATGACAGCCATGCAGTATCTGGAGAATTTCAGGATGGAGAAGGCTGCGGATTACCTGAGAAACACAGAACAAAGTGTCACGGAGATCGCCGGTAAAGTGGGATATAACGATGCAAATTATTTTACACGTACCTTCAGAAAACGGTACGGTATATCCCCCAGGGAGTATAGAAACAGGCAGAGGGTGGATTTGTGCTAG
- a CDS encoding amidohydrolase yields MLIINGKIFTMTGKPVDCGYVRTEGEVITEVGTMSSLDRRHKGEEVLDVDGAWVMPGLIEAHAHIGISEEKWGAIGDDCNEQTSPVTPALRAIDAVNAMDPAFHDAIKAGITSVMTGPGSANVVGGQFVFMKTQGRCVDNMALLDPAAMKAALGENPKTVYGDQGKCPSTRMGAAALLRRTLTEAVQYRKDKERGRLDREDFDIEPWMPVLQKVIPLKVHAHRADDILTAIRIAKEFNIDITIDHGTEAHLVVDEVKKSGFPVIVGTDLTSRSKLEVQNMSFKTNKILAEAGVLIAVTTDHPVALIQYLPLCAGLAVKEGLPMEEGLKAITINPAKICRVEQRVGSLEAGKDADIAIFTGNPMEIFTKTLYTIIDGEIIYNGMREEESFSDTQGRTVKDMKKNEQGDN; encoded by the coding sequence ATGCTGATCATAAATGGAAAAATATTTACAATGACCGGAAAACCGGTAGACTGCGGATATGTAAGAACCGAAGGCGAGGTTATTACAGAGGTGGGAACAATGTCTTCCCTGGACAGGAGACATAAGGGAGAAGAAGTTCTGGATGTGGACGGTGCCTGGGTGATGCCCGGGCTGATCGAAGCTCATGCCCATATCGGGATTTCGGAGGAGAAGTGGGGGGCTATCGGGGATGACTGTAATGAGCAGACCAGTCCTGTGACACCGGCTCTGCGGGCAATTGACGCTGTGAATGCCATGGACCCGGCATTCCATGACGCCATCAAAGCAGGGATCACTTCTGTCATGACCGGACCGGGAAGTGCCAATGTAGTGGGAGGACAGTTTGTCTTTATGAAGACGCAGGGGCGGTGCGTGGACAATATGGCCCTCCTTGATCCGGCAGCTATGAAGGCAGCGCTGGGGGAAAATCCCAAAACCGTTTATGGGGACCAGGGAAAATGTCCCTCTACCAGAATGGGAGCGGCAGCGCTTTTGCGCAGAACACTGACGGAGGCTGTACAGTACAGGAAGGACAAGGAGCGGGGCAGACTGGACAGGGAAGATTTTGATATAGAACCGTGGATGCCGGTTCTTCAGAAGGTGATCCCATTGAAGGTACATGCGCACAGGGCAGATGATATTCTGACCGCGATCCGTATTGCAAAGGAATTTAACATAGATATCACCATAGATCACGGCACAGAAGCCCATCTGGTGGTGGATGAGGTGAAAAAATCAGGATTTCCTGTGATCGTGGGCACGGACTTGACTTCACGTTCCAAATTGGAAGTGCAGAATATGAGTTTTAAGACTAATAAAATATTGGCGGAGGCAGGCGTGCTCATTGCCGTGACCACAGATCATCCGGTGGCACTGATCCAATATCTGCCCCTGTGCGCAGGCCTTGCCGTGAAAGAAGGGCTGCCTATGGAGGAAGGCCTGAAAGCCATCACCATTAATCCCGCAAAAATATGCCGTGTAGAACAGAGGGTGGGAAGTCTGGAAGCCGGAAAAGACGCAGATATTGCCATTTTCACAGGAAATCCTATGGAGATTTTTACAAAGACGCTTTATACCATTATAGATGGTGAAATTATCTATAACGGAATGAGAGAGGAAGAATCATTTTCTGATACCCAGGGAAGAACAGTAAAAGATATGAAAAAAAACGAGCAGGGGGATAATTAG